ACCACGTTTTGCTGCTCCTTCTGCCATTTCTTTGATTGAATGAGCGCCATCACTCCATACTGTGTGCATATGCAGATCAGATTGAATGGATGAATCAGATGGATAATCGATCTTTTCTGTAAGTGGTACAAGTTCATCCTTGCCTAAGCGTGCCTCAGGTGAAACATACGCCAGGTCAAAATGAGCGTAAAACGAATGCTCGTCCTTAAAGACAGTGGTTTGATCCGTTTCCTTATTTAATACACCATACTCGCTGATTTGTTCACCGCGCTCCTTAGCAAGCTGTCGAAGCTTTACATTATGATCCTTAGAGCCAGTAAAATGTAGGAGCGCTGATGCAAACTCATCATCTTGTACCAACCTAAAATCAACACCGATTACAAGCTCATCTACAGTTATTTCAATGGATACCTTCGTATCACCTGCTCCAACAACCTGCAAGATCCCATCAAGCTGAAGCAACTGCTCCTTGACTTGTTCTCGATCGTCTGTTGATAGGATAAAATCGATATCTTTGACCGTCTCTTCCATACGTCTGAGGCTACCAGCTAATTCATAGCGGATAATTCCCTCCATATACTGAAGCTTATCCAGTAGAAAATCTGCAGCTTTTATAGCAACTGCAATTCCTACTCGTTCTGGTCGAGTTTGAAAGGCGTCTATTGCTGCGAGGATTTTTTCTTCTGACTTTGCACCAAATCCAGCCATTCCGCGAATTTTTTCATCTTCACAGGCTTGCTTTAATGATGCGAGGTCAGTTACACCTAACTCTTGATAAAGCTTACCAACCTTTTTGCCGCCAAGACCTGGTAGCTTTAATAATGGTAAAAGTCCTTCTGGAAAAGATGCTGCAAGCTCATCATGAAGCGAGGATTGCCCTGTTTGTTTTAATTCTTCAATGACAGATGCTGTGCCTTTGCCTATTCCATCAAGTGATTCAGCCTTTTTAATCTCTTCTAATGTTTCCGGAACGGATTCTAATGCTTTTGCTGCCTTCCGATATGCCGAAACTTTAAAAGAATTCTCACCTTTTATTTCCATATAAACAGCAATTGCTTCTAGTATTTGAATAACCTTTTTTTTATCCATTTAGCCTTCTCCGTTTCTACACATAGTTCTTGTAAAAAAGGTAAAAAAGGCAGACTCACTTGAGCAAGCCTTTTTTAACCTTCTAAAAATCTTGACTGATCCATAAGTCCTTGATCCAATCAGATAAAAATGGTGTATGGTTCATCATAAACTGTGCAACCAGTGAATCTTGCATCAAGCCTTGAACAACATCAATTTGAAGCACGGCAGCTACAAATAAAAGCACAAATACAATTAGGTACGTTTCTACTACACATAGAATTCCACCCAATAGTTTATTAATAGTTCGCAGAATTGGTAAGTGTGCAACAAAATCAAGCATGGTTCCTACAATATGCAAGATAATCCGCGTTGCAAAGAATAACAGGGCAAAGGCAATCGCTCTGTAGTATACATCTTCTGTATTAAAGGCCTGAAATAACATGCCCCCAATTCCATCACCATCAAACTCTGGAAAAGGAATAATAAGTCTAAATTGAATATTGTCTGCTAAGGCTCCTGAATATTTGTATGCAACAAATAACGATACAATAAAACCTGTAAGGTGAATAAGCTGAAGGATAAAGCCACGTCTTCTGCCTACAAAAAAACTGAACAATAGCATCAGCAAAATAATGATACTTAACATAATACGTACTCTCCTGTCGTGCTAATTTTCTTTTGAGTGTGACTCATTGGAACGAGCTTGCTTTTCTAGCTTTTTATATTCACTTACTGCATTAACTGCGGTAAGTACAGCAAGGCGGGTTGTATCTAAGTATGGATTCTTACGCTTCATTTCTCTCATTTGTTCATCAACATATCGAACAACTTCCTTAACATGAGCAGGATCTTCTTGACCGACAATTGTATATTGCTGACCATAGATAGAGACTGTTGTCCGTTGCTTTTTGTCATTTTGATTCGCCACCAAAAAAGCCCCCTCATTCACCCTATCCAATATTTGTTTATACACAAATGTCGGATGTGGTATACCTGCTACATTTTTTTCTTTAAAAGCGAGAAAACCCTAGCTTATATCATAACATGAAGCACAAATCTTTAAAACAAACATATTTCGCAAAAAAAAGAGGCCCGTTTTTACGGTCACCTCTTTTTGCAAATTATTGTCGTAACGTTGCACCAGCTTCTGATTCTAACCTTGCAAGTACAACTTGGTGAATTTCTTCTACATCAGTATCACGAAGGGTTTTCTCAGGATCTAGATAAGTTAATGAGAAGGCGAGTGACTTTTTACCATCTTCTAGATGTTCTCCTTCATAATGGTCAAATAATTGAACCTGTTTCAGCAATTCTCCTCCTGCATCTAGAATGATGCTCTCAAGCTCTCCTGCTGCTTGTTCTTTGTTCACAACTAGCGCAATATCTCTCGCAATAGAAGGGAATCTTGGTAGAGCTTCATACTGGACTACAGACACGTCATAGTGAAGTATGCTTTGCAAATCTATTTCAAATACAAAGGTTTCCCTTAAATCAGCCTCACGCTGAACAGTTGGGTGAAGTTGACCTAGATAACCAATCGTCTCACCATTGAGTAGCAACTCTGCCGTTCGACCTGGATGCATATGCGAGCGGGTAGACTGCTTATAGGTAATGACATCTTGTAAGCCTAATTCAGCAGCAATGCCTTCAATTACACCTTTGACAACAAAGAAATCGACAACTTTCTTTTCTCCTTGCCAACTGTTCTCCTGCCAAACTCCTGTTAAAGCTCCAGCTAGATATTCTTGTTCTCTTGGTTGAGTTAAAAGGGTTTCTTCTGTTGATTTGAAGATAGATCCTATTTCAAATACATGGACATTTTGGTTTTTGCGATTCACATTATATGATAAAACATCATACAGATGCGGCAATAAGCTCGTACGCATTGTACTGCGTTCTTCACTCATTGGCATTGATAACTGAATCAGTGACTGATCTTCCTTTTTGTAAGCCTTGGCTTTTGCCGGACTTGTTAGCGAATAGGTAATGACCTGGCTTAATCCTGCTGCTTCAAGGTATCTCGCTAGACGACGTCTTTTTGATTGATATGGCGTAAGTGCCCCCTGAGTTGTTGCTCCTTCAGGAAGAGTCGTTGGAATGTTGTCATATCCATAAATCCTTGCTACCTCTTCATATAGGTCTTCTTGAATTTGAAGGTCTGGGCGACGAATAGGTGCTGTCACCACAAAACCTTCTTCTGTTTGTTCATAAGGGAATCTTAGCTTATCAAAAATAGAGGCTATCTCAACAGCCGTGAGCTCCATTCCAAGTCTCTCATTCATTTTTTCTAACTTCAAATCAATTTTAGGCTCCGTTACTTCACGTGCATCCATACGTGTCTCACCAGAAAGAACTCTGCCAGAAGCAAGTTCTTTTATAAGCTTAGCTGCTCTTTTTGCTGCATGAGGTGTATTTTCAGGATTCACTCCTTTTTCAAAACGAGTGCTTGAATCACTACGTAGACCAAAAGCACGAGATGATTGACGCACCAATGAAGATTGGAAAACAGCTGCTTCTAATAGAATCGTTTTGGTTTCACGATCTACTTCCGTGTTTTGTCCACCCATCACTCCAGCTAAAGCTACTGGATACTCACCATTTGTAATCACTAATTGTTCCTCTGATAGAGAACGCGTTTGACCATCTAGAGTAATCAACTCTTCTCCGTCTTTCGCCCGGCGTACAACAATTTTATCAGAGGCTAATTTATCATAATCAAATGCATGTAAGGGCTGACCATATTCAAGCAGGACATAGTTTGTAATATCAACCACATTGTTTATTGGACGAATACCTGCGGCCAATAATCGATTTTGCAACCATTGTGGAGAAGTGCC
The nucleotide sequence above comes from Alkalicoccobacillus plakortidis. Encoded proteins:
- the zapA gene encoding cell division protein ZapA, producing the protein MANQNDKKQRTTVSIYGQQYTIVGQEDPAHVKEVVRYVDEQMREMKRKNPYLDTTRLAVLTAVNAVSEYKKLEKQARSNESHSKEN
- the pheT gene encoding phenylalanine--tRNA ligase subunit beta; the protein is MLVSYNWLKQYVDLDGISAADIAEKMTRGGVEIDFVHSLNQGATSLVAGYVQSCTQHPDADKLNICKVDIGEDEPVQIICGAANIAEGQTVVVAKIGARLPGDIKIKKAKLRGELSQGMICSLQELGFDANLVSKEVAEGIYVFPNAVTPGTDALEALNLTDEVLELDLTPNRSDCLNMLGVAYEVAALYGKEVSLPDEDVQLDSEKAESFISVEVENKEEASYYEAIMIQDVQVGTSPQWLQNRLLAAGIRPINNVVDITNYVLLEYGQPLHAFDYDKLASDKIVVRRAKDGEELITLDGQTRSLSEEQLVITNGEYPVALAGVMGGQNTEVDRETKTILLEAAVFQSSLVRQSSRAFGLRSDSSTRFEKGVNPENTPHAAKRAAKLIKELASGRVLSGETRMDAREVTEPKIDLKLEKMNERLGMELTAVEIASIFDKLRFPYEQTEEGFVVTAPIRRPDLQIQEDLYEEVARIYGYDNIPTTLPEGATTQGALTPYQSKRRRLARYLEAAGLSQVITYSLTSPAKAKAYKKEDQSLIQLSMPMSEERSTMRTSLLPHLYDVLSYNVNRKNQNVHVFEIGSIFKSTEETLLTQPREQEYLAGALTGVWQENSWQGEKKVVDFFVVKGVIEGIAAELGLQDVITYKQSTRSHMHPGRTAELLLNGETIGYLGQLHPTVQREADLRETFVFEIDLQSILHYDVSVVQYEALPRFPSIARDIALVVNKEQAAGELESIILDAGGELLKQVQLFDHYEGEHLEDGKKSLAFSLTYLDPEKTLRDTDVEEIHQVVLARLESEAGATLRQ
- a CDS encoding CvpA family protein, translated to MLSIIILLMLLFSFFVGRRRGFILQLIHLTGFIVSLFVAYKYSGALADNIQFRLIIPFPEFDGDGIGGMLFQAFNTEDVYYRAIAFALLFFATRIILHIVGTMLDFVAHLPILRTINKLLGGILCVVETYLIVFVLLFVAAVLQIDVVQGLMQDSLVAQFMMNHTPFLSDWIKDLWISQDF
- the polX gene encoding DNA polymerase/3'-5' exonuclease PolX, translated to MDKKKVIQILEAIAVYMEIKGENSFKVSAYRKAAKALESVPETLEEIKKAESLDGIGKGTASVIEELKQTGQSSLHDELAASFPEGLLPLLKLPGLGGKKVGKLYQELGVTDLASLKQACEDEKIRGMAGFGAKSEEKILAAIDAFQTRPERVGIAVAIKAADFLLDKLQYMEGIIRYELAGSLRRMEETVKDIDFILSTDDREQVKEQLLQLDGILQVVGAGDTKVSIEITVDELVIGVDFRLVQDDEFASALLHFTGSKDHNVKLRQLAKERGEQISEYGVLNKETDQTTVFKDEHSFYAHFDLAYVSPEARLGKDELVPLTEKIDYPSDSSIQSDLHMHTVWSDGAHSIKEMAEGAAKRGYSHIAITDHSQFLRVANGLTVERLKEQHQQIKEMNKQSNIHIFTGIEMDILPDGTLDYEDDVLQDIDFVIASIHSSFSQSEEMIMSRLKTALFHPHVDLIAHPTGRIIGKRDGYAVNVPQLIKWAAESGTALELNASPERLDLSAEWIRLAHEHQVPIAINTDAHHVDRLAYIRYGLGVARKAGIPTDSIINTWSLERLQTYLNTDKSKRMSSR